The proteins below come from a single Roseiflexus sp. RS-1 genomic window:
- a CDS encoding VWA domain-containing protein produces the protein MDQRVVDFIRALRARGVRISLAESIDAMRCIEIAGVADKQIFRSALRASLVKEPRDLPTFDELFPRFFGLDTPPPLHQPGSGMSPEEREQLERMLQQMLASLTPEQLRRLFEMMMTGQGMSGGQMRQFLSENTTAMQMVTGFQPWATRRALRELHFDRLEQLLQELLERLRQAGVSEAALQQLEQEARENRAALAQQIGKEVGNGLQQYEAEERRRRPIEDLQDRPFEELQHQNDDDMRAVINRLAAQLRTRVALRQKRASKGALDAKSTIRANLRYSGVPLDVRYRHKHLKPRITVICDVSGSMRAVTGFMLMLVYALQDQISRTRPFVYYRTIADVQADFQRLRPEEAIRVVPERVQGGPWQTNLSECLATFTRDHLDAVDRRTTVIFLGDGDDHLSPPNPRAFEIIKRRAHRVVWFNPEPPYRWGRDDNHMHIYGPMCDAVHHVSNLRQLVAAVDGLFP, from the coding sequence ATGGATCAACGGGTGGTTGATTTTATCCGGGCGCTGCGCGCCAGAGGTGTGCGCATCTCGCTCGCCGAAAGCATCGATGCCATGCGTTGCATCGAAATCGCCGGCGTTGCCGATAAACAGATCTTTCGCTCGGCGCTGCGTGCGTCGCTGGTGAAAGAGCCGCGCGACCTGCCAACGTTCGATGAACTCTTCCCGCGTTTCTTCGGGCTTGACACACCGCCGCCGCTCCACCAACCCGGTAGCGGGATGTCACCCGAAGAGCGCGAACAACTGGAGCGCATGCTCCAGCAGATGCTGGCGTCGTTGACGCCGGAGCAACTCCGCCGTCTGTTCGAGATGATGATGACCGGACAGGGCATGAGTGGCGGTCAGATGCGCCAGTTCCTCAGCGAGAACACCACTGCGATGCAGATGGTCACCGGCTTTCAGCCATGGGCGACACGCCGTGCGCTGCGCGAGTTGCACTTCGACCGTCTGGAGCAGTTGCTCCAGGAATTGCTCGAACGTCTGCGTCAGGCGGGGGTCAGCGAGGCGGCATTGCAGCAACTGGAGCAGGAAGCGCGCGAAAACCGCGCAGCACTGGCGCAGCAGATCGGCAAGGAGGTCGGCAACGGGTTGCAGCAGTACGAAGCCGAGGAGCGCCGCCGTCGCCCTATCGAAGACCTCCAGGATCGCCCGTTCGAGGAGTTGCAGCACCAGAACGATGATGATATGCGCGCCGTCATCAATCGCCTGGCGGCGCAGTTGCGCACCCGCGTCGCGCTCCGGCAGAAACGCGCAAGTAAAGGCGCACTCGACGCCAAAAGCACGATTCGCGCCAACCTGCGCTACAGCGGTGTCCCGCTCGATGTTCGCTATCGCCACAAGCATTTGAAGCCGCGCATTACCGTCATCTGCGATGTGTCCGGCTCGATGCGCGCCGTTACCGGCTTTATGCTCATGCTGGTCTACGCGCTCCAGGATCAGATCAGTCGCACCCGACCGTTTGTGTACTACCGCACCATCGCCGATGTGCAGGCTGATTTCCAACGGTTGCGCCCCGAAGAGGCGATCCGCGTCGTGCCGGAGCGGGTGCAGGGCGGTCCATGGCAGACAAACCTGAGTGAGTGTCTGGCAACCTTCACCCGCGATCACCTCGACGCGGTAGACCGCCGCACGACCGTGATCTTCCTCGGAGACGGGGACGATCACCTGTCGCCGCCGAACCCACGCGCGTTCGAGATCATCAAACGGCGCGCGCACCGTGTGGTGTGGTTCAACCCGGAGCCACCCTACCGCTGGGGACGCGATGATAACCATATGCACATCTACGGTCCGATGTGCGATGCGGTGCACCACGTCAGCAATCTGCGCCAGCTCGTCGCAGCGGTGGATGGGTTGTTTCCGTGA
- a CDS encoding AAA family ATPase — protein MFNTISDVKAALSAQRYIPSDEIATTVFLAEKLGKPILAEGPAGVGKTELAKVWAAATGRDLIRLQCYEGLDETKALYEWEYAKQLLYTQLLRDKLNDLLAGVTSLAEAADRLAAEEDVFFSSRFMLPRPLLKAITSERPVTLLIDEIDRADAEFEAFLLEVLSDFQVSVPELGTIRARHQPMVLLTSNNTRELSEALKRRCLYLHVDYPTADQELQIINLKVPGLPPKLAQQAVELVQRLRGMDLKKHPSVSETIDWARALLELNARHLDRATIENTLNVLLKFEGDLQRARRAMVRDEGDRTRRERDEFGRLRRDDESGRFRGN, from the coding sequence GTGTTCAACACGATTAGCGATGTCAAAGCGGCGCTCAGCGCCCAACGCTACATTCCTTCCGATGAAATCGCCACCACTGTGTTTCTGGCGGAGAAACTCGGCAAGCCGATCCTCGCCGAAGGTCCGGCTGGCGTGGGTAAAACCGAACTGGCAAAGGTTTGGGCGGCAGCGACCGGGCGCGACCTGATCCGTCTTCAGTGCTACGAGGGTCTTGACGAAACCAAGGCGCTCTATGAATGGGAATACGCCAAGCAACTCCTCTATACGCAGTTGCTGCGCGATAAACTCAACGATCTGCTGGCGGGCGTCACGAGCCTTGCCGAGGCTGCCGACCGACTGGCAGCCGAAGAGGATGTGTTCTTCTCCAGCCGTTTTATGCTGCCACGCCCGCTGCTGAAAGCGATCACCAGCGAGCGTCCGGTGACCCTGCTGATCGACGAGATCGACCGCGCCGACGCTGAGTTTGAAGCATTCTTGCTCGAAGTGTTGAGCGATTTTCAGGTCAGCGTACCGGAACTCGGCACCATCCGCGCCCGCCATCAACCAATGGTTCTGCTCACCAGCAACAACACCCGCGAACTGTCTGAGGCGCTCAAACGGCGCTGCCTCTATCTGCACGTCGATTATCCCACCGCAGACCAGGAGTTGCAGATCATCAATCTGAAGGTGCCGGGGCTGCCGCCCAAACTGGCGCAGCAGGCAGTTGAACTGGTGCAGCGGTTGCGCGGTATGGATCTGAAGAAACACCCCAGCGTCTCGGAGACGATCGATTGGGCGCGCGCGCTGCTCGAACTTAACGCGCGCCACCTCGACCGGGCGACGATCGAGAATACCTTGAATGTGCTGCTGAAATTTGAGGGCGATCTGCAGCGCGCGCGCCGCGCGATGGTTCGTGATGAGGGTGATCGAACACGCCGCGAACGGGATGAATTCGGGCGGTTGCGCCGCGACGACGAGAGTGGCCGCTTCCGCGGCAACTAG
- a CDS encoding metallophosphoesterase family protein, whose protein sequence is MRIACTADLHGNIADYRALFEFAAQRQAHAVVVAGDLLPHAMRRDDALETQRRFVERDLAPALRVFRALHPTVAVYLLPGNDDWAAAYVAVEELAVEGLAHPLHERVYRLNDDLWIAGYACVPPTPFSIKDFERCDEGALPAFSFDHAFVSRGGIIRPLQRHEFEGLPSIADDLAALAGRSDPQRTVYVCHTPPVDTPLDLMPRGRHVGSRALRTFIERYQPPLTLHGHIHEAPALSGTYATRIGATWCINPGHDQRRFHGVLIELTDGMVRMEHTVYGTQPE, encoded by the coding sequence ATGCGTATTGCCTGTACTGCCGATCTCCACGGGAACATTGCCGATTATCGTGCGTTGTTCGAGTTTGCGGCGCAGCGTCAGGCGCATGCGGTCGTTGTTGCGGGAGATCTTCTGCCGCACGCGATGCGGCGTGACGATGCACTGGAGACGCAACGCAGGTTTGTCGAGCGTGACCTTGCACCGGCGCTCCGTGTATTTCGCGCACTCCATCCGACGGTAGCCGTCTATCTGCTGCCCGGCAACGATGATTGGGCAGCGGCGTATGTCGCAGTGGAAGAACTCGCGGTTGAAGGGCTGGCGCACCCTCTCCACGAGCGGGTCTACCGGTTGAACGACGATCTCTGGATCGCAGGGTACGCCTGTGTGCCGCCGACGCCGTTCAGCATCAAGGATTTCGAGCGCTGCGACGAGGGGGCGCTGCCAGCGTTCAGTTTCGATCACGCCTTCGTCAGTCGCGGCGGTATTATTCGACCGCTCCAACGCCACGAGTTCGAAGGATTGCCCTCAATTGCAGACGATCTGGCTGCACTTGCCGGGCGCAGCGACCCACAACGAACGGTGTATGTCTGTCATACACCGCCGGTCGACACGCCGCTCGACCTGATGCCACGCGGGCGACACGTCGGCAGTCGAGCGCTCCGCACCTTTATTGAACGCTACCAACCGCCGCTCACCCTGCATGGGCACATTCACGAAGCGCCAGCGCTGAGCGGAACGTATGCAACCCGGATTGGCGCAACCTGGTGCATCAATCCGGGTCATGATCAGCGCCGTTTCCACGGCGTTCTGATCGAACTGACGGACGGCATGGTTCGCATGGAGCACACCGTCTACGGCACACAACCAGAGTAG
- a CDS encoding IS5-like element ISRfsp3 family transposase (programmed frameshift) — MCKYRSIIENPEKLRSMTGLTVEEFHALVPIFHAAFEAYMKRRTIDGRVRYCRRYVSYANSPLPTTEDKLLFILTYLKQNPTQVMHGHLFQMSQSNVSKWVHLLHGALNYALSQQNLLPARTADDLARRLQEEPSCEEPSCEEPSCEEPSCEEPSCEEPSCEEPSCEEPSHATKAPPFFIHDGVERPIRRPSDKVDRELYYSGKKKRHTLKNVLIIDEFGSIHFLSDTYEGRVHDKCIADEAGYTLPNASILYQDAGFQGFTLPGVQIMQPKKKPRNGTLTPQEKEENRRISSVRVRIEHVIGDIKRYRIIHDIIRFSCSEFRDMVMETCCGLHNFRIWLKRKKQSKNQNES, encoded by the exons ATGTGTAAGTATCGATCCATTATCGAAAATCCGGAGAAATTACGCTCTATGACCGGACTGACCGTTGAAGAGTTCCACGCGCTGGTTCCGATCTTCCACGCCGCATTTGAAGCGTATATGAAACGTCGCACGATTGATGGCCGCGTCCGATATTGTCGTCGCTACGTCTCGTATGCAAACTCGCCGCTTCCGACAACAGAAGATAAATTGCTCTTTATTTTGACCTACTTAAAACAAAACCCAACGCAAGTGATGCACGGACACCTCTTTCAAATGAGCCAATCAAACGTAAGCAAATGGGTGCATCTTTTGCACGGAGCGCTGAACTATGCGCTTTCACAGCAAAATCTCCTGCCTGCGCGCACTGCCGACGACCTGGCGAGGCGATTGCAGGAAGAACCGTCGTGTGAAGAACCGTCGTGTGAAGAACCGTCGTGTGAAGAACCGTCGTGTGAAGAACCGTCGTGTGAAGAACCGTCGTGTGAAGAACCGTCGTGTGAAGAACCGTCGCATGCGACAAAAGCGCCCCCCT TTTTTATCCATGACGGCGTAGAACGTCCCATTCGCCGTCCAAGCGACAAAGTCGACCGGGAGTTGTATTACAGCGGTAAGAAGAAACGACATACGCTTAAGAACGTTCTCATCATTGATGAGTTTGGCTCTATTCACTTTTTGAGTGACACCTACGAAGGAAGGGTCCACGATAAATGTATTGCGGATGAAGCGGGATACACCCTTCCAAACGCGAGCATTCTCTATCAAGACGCCGGATTTCAAGGATTTACCCTGCCTGGCGTCCAGATTATGCAGCCAAAGAAGAAGCCGCGCAATGGAACCCTCACGCCGCAGGAAAAGGAGGAAAACCGGCGTATCTCATCCGTTCGCGTTCGTATTGAACATGTTATCGGCGATATCAAGCGGTATCGAATCATTCACGACATTATCCGCTTCAGTTGTTCCGAATTTCGGGATATGGTCATGGAAACATGTTGCGGGCTGCATAACTTCCGAATTTGGCTGAAACGCAAAAAGCAGTCCAAAAATCAAAACGAATCTTGA
- the tcmP gene encoding three-Cys-motif partner protein TcmP: protein MTDHRFGGDWTADKLERVRKYLKAYMTIFSGNERARKLTPIYVDAFAGTGYRTPASDPPPDKPLFPELEEPETKAFLKGSARIALEAKSPFKFVQ from the coding sequence ATGACCGACCATCGTTTCGGCGGCGACTGGACAGCCGACAAACTGGAGCGTGTGCGCAAGTACCTGAAAGCGTACATGACTATTTTCAGCGGCAATGAAAGAGCCAGGAAGTTGACGCCCATCTACGTCGACGCTTTTGCTGGCACGGGGTACCGCACACCGGCATCCGATCCACCCCCGGATAAGCCGCTTTTTCCAGAACTGGAAGAACCCGAAACCAAGGCTTTCCTCAAGGGCAGCGCCCGTATTGCGCTCGAAGCAAAATCGCCGTTCAAATTTGTTCAATAG
- a CDS encoding BtpA/SgcQ family protein: MTPPWKQRLDALRIRDLSAIFRTPKPIIGMVHLWPLPGAPGYTGYGMQTIIDQALYDAHTLAEGGVDGVIVENMWDIPFRAGPNVQPESIAAHAVAAHAVRRAIDLPLGINLVHNGGVALLGIALAAGASFIRVCMFTGAGVWDTGAWDEGCAADLMRRRKELHAEHINIFADVDKKHSVRFPGIDLATHIEWTRFFGADALIVSGRMTGDAPDLEKVRQAKALSGDRPLLIGSGADECNIAAFMDVADGVIVGSSIKEDGRIENRVDVERVRRFVAAARSSM; the protein is encoded by the coding sequence ATGACTCCTCCATGGAAACAGCGTCTCGATGCGCTGCGGATTCGTGATTTGAGCGCAATCTTTCGCACGCCGAAGCCGATCATCGGCATGGTGCATCTCTGGCCCCTGCCGGGTGCGCCGGGGTATACCGGCTATGGGATGCAGACGATCATTGATCAGGCGTTGTACGATGCCCACACTCTCGCTGAAGGCGGCGTCGATGGGGTGATCGTCGAGAATATGTGGGATATTCCCTTTCGCGCCGGTCCGAATGTGCAACCGGAGAGTATCGCGGCTCATGCTGTCGCGGCGCATGCTGTTCGCCGTGCAATCGATCTGCCGCTCGGCATCAATCTGGTGCACAATGGCGGTGTTGCGCTCCTGGGGATCGCCCTTGCCGCCGGCGCCAGTTTCATTCGCGTCTGCATGTTCACCGGGGCAGGGGTCTGGGATACGGGCGCCTGGGACGAGGGGTGCGCCGCCGACCTGATGCGCCGACGCAAGGAACTTCACGCCGAACATATCAACATCTTCGCCGATGTTGACAAGAAGCATTCGGTGCGTTTCCCCGGCATCGACCTGGCAACCCATATCGAATGGACGCGCTTCTTCGGTGCGGATGCGCTGATTGTCTCCGGGCGCATGACCGGCGATGCGCCCGATCTGGAGAAGGTGCGACAGGCGAAAGCGTTGTCCGGCGATCGACCGCTCCTGATCGGCAGTGGCGCCGATGAGTGCAACATCGCCGCCTTTATGGACGTGGCGGATGGTGTGATCGTCGGGTCGAGCATTAAAGAAGACGGTCGGATCGAGAATCGGGTGGATGTCGAACGGGTGCGGCGGTTCGTTGCCGCAGCGCGATCATCGATGTAA
- a CDS encoding SDR family oxidoreductase yields the protein MSLHGKAALVTGGARRLGRAIALALGRAGMRVAIHYHASAASAEEVISEMRTYGVECIAIPGDLSRVADCERVVDATLEQWGRLDLLVNNAGIWGSTPVGSVTEERWDELLNTNLRSMFFVAQRAADALRASHGVIINIADVGVERPWRNHTPYLISKGGVVTLTRALAKDLAPEIRVNAIAPGPVLLPDDWGAEQAERVARTTLLRRIGSPEDIADAVIFLAQAGYITGVTLPVDGGHLLH from the coding sequence ATGAGCCTTCACGGCAAAGCAGCGCTGGTTACCGGTGGTGCGCGACGACTGGGGCGGGCGATTGCGCTGGCCCTCGGACGCGCTGGTATGCGTGTTGCGATTCATTATCACGCATCCGCAGCGTCAGCGGAAGAAGTGATATCAGAAATGCGCACGTATGGCGTGGAGTGCATCGCCATTCCCGGCGACTTAAGCCGGGTCGCCGACTGCGAGCGCGTGGTGGATGCAACGCTGGAACAGTGGGGCAGGCTTGATCTTCTGGTGAACAACGCTGGCATCTGGGGATCAACGCCGGTTGGGAGCGTGACGGAAGAACGTTGGGATGAGTTGCTGAACACGAACCTGCGCAGCATGTTTTTCGTCGCGCAACGCGCTGCTGATGCCCTGCGCGCATCGCACGGCGTAATCATCAACATCGCCGACGTGGGCGTTGAACGACCGTGGCGCAACCACACACCATACCTGATTAGCAAAGGTGGTGTGGTGACGCTCACCAGAGCGCTGGCAAAAGACCTGGCGCCGGAAATTCGGGTCAACGCGATTGCGCCGGGTCCAGTCCTGCTTCCTGACGATTGGGGCGCTGAACAGGCGGAACGGGTCGCGCGCACCACCCTGCTGCGGCGCATCGGTAGCCCTGAGGATATTGCCGATGCGGTGATCTTCCTGGCACAGGCCGGGTATATAACCGGTGTGACGCTCCCGGTTGATGGGGGACATCTTTTGCACTAA
- the moaC gene encoding cyclic pyranopterin monophosphate synthase MoaC, producing MSDLTHLDESGRARMVDVGAKDDTLREAVARGEVRMRPETLQRLAAGDMPKGDVLATARIAGIMAAKRAPDLIPLCHPLLLTHVAVDARLDVATSTVQIEATVRTVGKTGVEMEALTAVSVAALTIYDMCKAIDREMQIGAIRLVRKSGGRSGDFVND from the coding sequence ATGAGTGACCTGACCCATCTCGACGAATCGGGACGCGCGCGGATGGTCGATGTCGGCGCGAAGGATGACACGCTGCGCGAGGCGGTCGCGCGCGGCGAGGTGCGCATGCGCCCTGAAACATTGCAACGCCTCGCAGCAGGCGATATGCCCAAAGGCGATGTGCTCGCCACAGCGCGGATCGCCGGTATCATGGCCGCCAAGCGCGCTCCAGACCTGATTCCGCTCTGTCATCCCCTGCTGCTCACCCACGTCGCCGTTGACGCACGTCTTGATGTCGCAACCTCGACAGTTCAGATCGAAGCAACCGTGCGCACTGTCGGCAAGACAGGCGTGGAGATGGAAGCACTGACTGCGGTGAGTGTCGCAGCGCTCACGATCTACGACATGTGCAAAGCGATCGATCGCGAGATGCAGATTGGCGCGATCCGTCTTGTGCGCAAAAGCGGCGGGCGAAGCGGTGACTTCGTGAACGATTAG
- a CDS encoding methylmalonyl-CoA mutase family protein, whose translation MSEEAQTTAAGDTAVHPLFDMFPPATYEEWRAVAEKTLKGAPFEKRLITKTYENILLQPIYNIEDIAGLPQVNSLPGFEPFVRSTRALGYVIARWEVCQELPYPLPREVNEAARSDLSRGLTSLNLPLDQATLQGLDPDAAPMALVGAGGVSLATVDDAVTLLEGVTLDRTPLLVAAGANAVPVAALILAAAERSGVGFDRIGGCIGADPLGALAVQGSLPLSLERSYDLMAQWTAWAHVHAPLLRTILVATHVYHNGGASVVQDLACALATGVAYIRAMQARGLDVHVVAPRMQFAFSIGSQFFMEIARLRAARMLWARVVSAFGGDEQAQKMRIHGRTSAWTKARFDAYNNMLRATGEAMAGVMGGIDSLHVSHFDEALGLPDEFSRRIARNVQIILQEECNFIRVIDPPGGAWAIETLTDQVAQKAWALFQEIERKGGMADALVAGFPQSFVAATRAERFSAIAHRREVIVGVNMYPNLKEKPLTVRMVDHAAVQAERSAEVQRVRHAVDPQARQDALGALTQTLAAAPDRLVERAIAAARIGATLGDLATALASSDAAGPTIEPIPFHRAAEQFETLRTTAEAYMARTGARPKVFLANMGPIPQHKARADFSTGFFEAGGFEVIGNSGFATVEEAAQAALESGAGIVTICSTDETYPEIVPALTGLIKSSRPDVTVVLAGYPTDQIETYRAAGVDEFIHLRANCYETLVRLQQLKGVAA comes from the coding sequence ATGAGCGAAGAGGCGCAGACGACAGCGGCTGGCGATACGGCGGTACACCCCCTGTTCGACATGTTCCCTCCTGCGACCTACGAGGAGTGGCGCGCTGTGGCGGAAAAGACGCTCAAAGGTGCGCCATTCGAGAAACGGTTGATCACCAAAACGTATGAGAACATCCTGCTGCAACCGATCTACAACATCGAGGACATTGCGGGTCTGCCGCAGGTCAACTCGCTGCCGGGATTTGAGCCGTTTGTGCGAAGTACTCGGGCGCTTGGCTATGTCATCGCGCGCTGGGAGGTGTGCCAGGAACTGCCCTACCCCCTGCCGCGCGAGGTCAATGAGGCGGCGCGCAGCGATCTGTCCCGTGGACTGACGTCACTCAACCTGCCGCTTGATCAGGCGACCCTGCAAGGACTCGATCCTGATGCCGCTCCGATGGCGCTGGTCGGTGCGGGTGGCGTGTCGCTGGCGACGGTGGACGATGCGGTGACGCTGCTGGAGGGCGTGACGCTGGATCGAACGCCGCTGCTGGTGGCAGCCGGTGCGAACGCAGTGCCGGTTGCGGCGCTGATCCTGGCTGCTGCCGAGCGCTCCGGTGTGGGATTCGACCGGATCGGCGGGTGTATTGGTGCCGATCCACTCGGTGCGCTGGCGGTGCAGGGGTCGTTGCCGCTCTCGCTGGAGCGCAGTTACGACCTGATGGCGCAGTGGACAGCCTGGGCGCATGTCCACGCGCCGCTCCTGCGCACCATCCTGGTTGCGACGCACGTCTATCACAACGGTGGCGCCTCGGTTGTGCAGGACCTGGCGTGCGCTCTGGCAACCGGTGTGGCATACATTCGCGCGATGCAGGCGCGTGGTCTGGATGTGCATGTCGTCGCGCCACGGATGCAGTTCGCCTTCTCGATCGGGTCGCAGTTCTTTATGGAGATCGCGCGTCTCCGCGCTGCGCGTATGCTGTGGGCGCGGGTGGTTTCCGCCTTCGGCGGCGACGAGCAGGCGCAAAAGATGCGCATCCACGGTCGAACGTCGGCATGGACAAAGGCGCGCTTCGATGCCTATAATAACATGTTGCGCGCAACCGGTGAGGCGATGGCGGGAGTGATGGGCGGCATCGATAGTTTGCACGTCAGTCACTTCGATGAGGCGCTTGGGTTGCCCGATGAGTTCTCACGTCGCATTGCGCGCAATGTGCAGATTATTCTCCAGGAGGAGTGCAATTTCATTCGCGTGATCGATCCGCCCGGCGGCGCTTGGGCAATTGAGACGCTGACCGATCAGGTGGCGCAGAAGGCGTGGGCGCTGTTCCAGGAGATCGAGCGCAAGGGAGGGATGGCTGACGCGCTGGTCGCAGGTTTCCCTCAGTCGTTCGTCGCTGCGACGCGCGCTGAACGCTTCTCCGCAATTGCCCACCGCCGTGAGGTGATCGTTGGTGTGAATATGTACCCGAACCTGAAGGAGAAACCACTGACGGTGCGAATGGTGGATCACGCGGCGGTTCAGGCAGAACGCTCTGCCGAAGTGCAGCGCGTTCGTCACGCGGTCGATCCACAGGCGCGTCAGGATGCGCTGGGCGCGCTGACCCAGACGCTTGCCGCTGCGCCGGATCGTCTGGTTGAACGGGCAATCGCCGCAGCGCGCATCGGTGCGACCCTTGGCGATCTTGCGACCGCCCTGGCTTCCAGTGATGCCGCCGGTCCAACCATCGAACCGATCCCGTTCCACCGCGCTGCGGAGCAGTTCGAGACGCTGCGGACCACGGCAGAGGCATACATGGCGCGTACCGGCGCACGTCCGAAGGTCTTCCTTGCCAATATGGGACCGATACCGCAGCACAAAGCGCGCGCCGATTTCTCAACCGGCTTCTTCGAGGCGGGCGGCTTCGAGGTGATTGGCAACAGCGGGTTCGCCACCGTCGAAGAAGCGGCGCAGGCGGCGCTCGAATCAGGCGCAGGGATTGTGACGATCTGCTCTACCGACGAGACCTACCCGGAGATCGTTCCGGCATTGACCGGTCTGATCAAATCGAGCCGTCCCGATGTGACCGTTGTGCTGGCAGGCTATCCGACCGATCAGATCGAGACCTATCGAGCTGCCGGGGTTGATGAGTTCATCCATTTGCGCGCGAATTGTTACGAGACCCTGGTGCGGTTGCAACAGTTGAAAGGAGTTGCTGCGTGA